One segment of Eschrichtius robustus isolate mEscRob2 chromosome 3, mEscRob2.pri, whole genome shotgun sequence DNA contains the following:
- the CLCA2 gene encoding calcium-activated chloride channel regulator 2 isoform X2, which produces MTHGDSAGPVCSLKFVTLLVVLGPELLFVGARVQLQENGYNGLLVAINPQVSEDQNLIPNIKANVIVTDWYGAHGEDAYTLQYRGCGEEGKYIHFTPDFLLNDDLTAGYGSRGRVFVHEWAHLRWGVFDEYNNEKPFYINGQNQIEVTRCPSDITGIFLCEGGPCPQENCVISKIFKEGCMFIYNSTQNATASIMFMQSLSSVVEFCNASTHTQEAPNLQNQMCSLRSTWDVITDSDDFNNSFPMKGTELPPPPTFSLVQAGDKVVCLVLDVSSKMAKADRLLQLQQAAEFYLMQIVEIHTFVGIASFNSKGTIRAQLHQINNDDDRKLLVSYLPATVSAEAETSVCSGLKKGFEMVEKLNGKAFGSVMILVTSGDDEHITNCFLTVLSSGSTIHTIALGSPAVKNLEELSHLTGGLQFFVPDKSNSNSMLDAFSRISSGTGDIFQQHIQLESIGEYVKPHHQLKNTVTVDHSVGNDTTFLVTWQTSGPPEIVLFDPNGRKYYTDDFTTNLAFRTARLWIPGTAKPGLWTYTLNNTHHSPQALKVTVTSGASRSAVLPATVEAFVERDSTHFPHPVTIYAIVRKGFYPILNATVTATVESETADPVTLKLFDDGAGADVIKNDGIYSRYFFSFAVNGRYSLKVRVHHCPSISTLAHSIPGSHAMYVPGYITNGNIQMNAPRKSVGRREEEQRWGFSRISSGGSFFVLGVPADPHPDVFPPCKIIDLEAVKVEEEVILSWTAPGEDFDQGQANSYEIRVSKSLQNIQDDFNNAILVNTSKLNPQQAGTKEIFTLSSELFTNGPEHQPDGETQKSHRIYVAIRAVDRNSLKSAVSNVAQASLLIPPNSTPVFARDYLILKGALTAMGFTGIICLTIVVTHCVLNRKKRAGKKENETKLL; this is translated from the exons ATGACCCACGGGGACAGTGCAGGTCCTGTTTGCAGCCTGAAGTTTGTGACTCTCCTGGTGGTCCTAGGTCCGGAGCTCCTATTCGTGGGAGCCAGAGTGCAGCTTCAAGAAAATGGGTATAATGGATTACTTGTTgcaatcaatcctcaggtatccGAGGATCAGAACCTCATCCCAAACATTAAG gcAAATGTCATAGTGACTGACTGGTATGGGGCACATGGAGAAGATGCATACACCTTGCAatacagagggtgtggagaagagggaaaataCATTCATTTCACACCTGACTTTCTACTAAATGATGACTTAACAGCTGGCTATGGATCACGAG GCAGAGTGTTTGTTCATGAATGGGCTCATCTCCGTTGGGGTGTGTTTGATGAATATAACAATGAGAAACCTTTCTACATAAATGGGCAAAATCAAATTGAAGTAACAAG GTGTCCATCTGACATCACAGGCATTTTCTTGTGTGAAGGAGGCCCTTGCCCCCAAGAAAACTGTGTTATTAGCAAGATTTTCAAAGAAGGATGCATGTTTATATACAATAGCACCCAAAATGCAACTGCATCGATAATGTTCATGCAAAGTTTATCTTCT GTGGTTGAATTCTGTAATGCAAGTACCCACACCCAAGAGGCTCCAAACCTGCAGAACCAAATGTGCAGCCTCAGAAGTACGTGGGATGTAATCACAGACTCTGACGACTTTAATAACAGTTTTCCCATGAAAGGGACTGAGCTTCCGCCTCCTCCCACGTTCTCTCTTGTACAGGCTGGGGACAAAGTGGTCTGTTTAGTGCTGGATGTGTCCAGCAAGATGGCAAAG GCTGACAGACTCCTTCAACTGCAACAAGCAGCAGAATTTTACTTGATGCAGATTGTTGAAATTCATACCTTTGTGGGCATTGCTAGTTTTAATAGCAAAGGGACGATCAGAGCCCAGCTACACCAAATTAACAATGACGATGACCGAAAGCTGCTGGTTTCGTATCTGCCTGCCACTGTGTCAGCTGAAGCAGAAACCAGCGTCTGCTCAGGGCTGAAGAAGGGATTTGAG ATGGTTGAAAAACTGAATGGGAAAGCCTTCGGCTCTGTGATGATACTAGTGACCAGTGGAGATGACGAGCACATCACCAACTGCTTCCTCACTGTGCTCAGCAGTGGTTCAACTATTCATACCATTGCCCTGGGTTCACCTGCGGTCAAAAACCTGGAGGAATTATCACATCTTACAG GAGGTTTACAGTTCTTTGTTCCAGATAAATCCAACTCCAATAGCATGCTTGATGCTTTCAGTAGAATTTCCTCTGGAACCGGAGACATTTTTCAACAACATATTCAG CTTGAAAGTATAGGTGAATATGTTAAACCTCACCATCAATTGAAAAACACTGTGACTGTGGATCACAGTGTGGGCAATGACACTACCTTTCTAGTCACATGGCAGACCAGTGGTCCCCCTGAGATTGTATTATTTGATCCTAATGGAAGAAAGTACTACACAGATGATTTTACCACCAATCTAGCTTTTCGGACTGCTCGCCTCTGGATTCCAGGAACTGCTAAG CCCGGGCTATGGACTTACACACTGAACAATACCCATCATTCTCCTCAAGCCTTGAAAGTGACAGTGACCTCTGGCGCCTCCCGCTCAGCCGTGCTCCCTGCCACTGTGGAAGCCTTTGTGGAAAGAGACAGCACCCATTTTCCCCATCCTGTGACAATTTATGCAATTGTGAGAAAGGGGTTTTATCCCATTCTCAATGCCACTGTAACTGCTACAGTTGAGTCAGAGACTGCAGATCCTGTTACGCtgaaactttttgatgatggagCAG GTGCTGATGTTATAAAAAATGATGGAATTTACTCGAggtattttttctcctttgcGGTAAATGGTAGATATAGCTTGAAAGTGCGTGTCCATCATTGTCCCAGCATAAGCACCTTAGCCCACTCTATTCCAGGAAGTCATGCTATGTACGTACCAGGTTACATAACAAATG gtaatattcagatgaatgcccCAAGAAAATCGGTgggcaggagagaggaagagcaAAGATGGGGCTTTAGCCGAATAAGCTCAGGGGGTTCTTTTTTTGTGCTGGGCGTTCCAGCTGACCCACATCCTGATGTGTTTCCGCCATGCAAAATTATTGACCTGGAAGCTGTAAAAGTAGAAGAAGAGGTGATTTTATCTTGGACAGCACCTGGAGAAGACTTTGATCAGGGCCAGG ccaACAGCTATGAAATAAGAGTGAGTAAAAGTCTACAGAATATTCAAGATGACTTTAACAATGCCATTTTAGTGAATACATCAAAGTTAAATCCTCAGCAAGCTGGTACCAAGGAGATATTTACATTGTCATCAGAGCTTTTCACAAATGGACCTGAACATCAACCTGATGGAGAGACACAAAAAAGCCACAGAATTTATGTGGCAATACGAGCAGTAGATAGGAACTCCTTAAAGTCTGCTGTATCTAATGTTGCTCAGGCATCTCTGTTGATTCCCCCAAATTCTACTCCTGTATTTGCCAGAGATTATCTTATATTGAAAGGAGCTTTGACAGCAATGGGTTTTACAGGAATCATTTGCCTCACCATAGTTGTAACACACTGTGTTTTAAACAGGAAAAAGAGAGCAGGcaagaaagagaatgaaacaaaattattatGA
- the CLCA2 gene encoding calcium-activated chloride channel regulator 2 isoform X1, translating to MTHGDSAGPVCSLKFVTLLVVLGPELLFVGARVQLQENGYNGLLVAINPQVSEDQNLIPNIKEMITEASYYLFNATKRRVFFRNIKILIPATWKANNYSKVKRESYEKANVIVTDWYGAHGEDAYTLQYRGCGEEGKYIHFTPDFLLNDDLTAGYGSRGRVFVHEWAHLRWGVFDEYNNEKPFYINGQNQIEVTRCPSDITGIFLCEGGPCPQENCVISKIFKEGCMFIYNSTQNATASIMFMQSLSSVVEFCNASTHTQEAPNLQNQMCSLRSTWDVITDSDDFNNSFPMKGTELPPPPTFSLVQAGDKVVCLVLDVSSKMAKADRLLQLQQAAEFYLMQIVEIHTFVGIASFNSKGTIRAQLHQINNDDDRKLLVSYLPATVSAEAETSVCSGLKKGFEMVEKLNGKAFGSVMILVTSGDDEHITNCFLTVLSSGSTIHTIALGSPAVKNLEELSHLTGGLQFFVPDKSNSNSMLDAFSRISSGTGDIFQQHIQLESIGEYVKPHHQLKNTVTVDHSVGNDTTFLVTWQTSGPPEIVLFDPNGRKYYTDDFTTNLAFRTARLWIPGTAKPGLWTYTLNNTHHSPQALKVTVTSGASRSAVLPATVEAFVERDSTHFPHPVTIYAIVRKGFYPILNATVTATVESETADPVTLKLFDDGAGADVIKNDGIYSRYFFSFAVNGRYSLKVRVHHCPSISTLAHSIPGSHAMYVPGYITNGNIQMNAPRKSVGRREEEQRWGFSRISSGGSFFVLGVPADPHPDVFPPCKIIDLEAVKVEEEVILSWTAPGEDFDQGQANSYEIRVSKSLQNIQDDFNNAILVNTSKLNPQQAGTKEIFTLSSELFTNGPEHQPDGETQKSHRIYVAIRAVDRNSLKSAVSNVAQASLLIPPNSTPVFARDYLILKGALTAMGFTGIICLTIVVTHCVLNRKKRAGKKENETKLL from the exons ATGACCCACGGGGACAGTGCAGGTCCTGTTTGCAGCCTGAAGTTTGTGACTCTCCTGGTGGTCCTAGGTCCGGAGCTCCTATTCGTGGGAGCCAGAGTGCAGCTTCAAGAAAATGGGTATAATGGATTACTTGTTgcaatcaatcctcaggtatccGAGGATCAGAACCTCATCCCAAACATTAAG GAAATGATAACTGAAGCTTCTTATTACCTATTCAATGCTACCAAGAGAAGAGTGTTTTTCAGAAATATAAAGATTTTAATACCTGCCACATGGAAAGCTAATAATTACAGCAAAGTAAAACGAGAATCTTATGAAAAG gcAAATGTCATAGTGACTGACTGGTATGGGGCACATGGAGAAGATGCATACACCTTGCAatacagagggtgtggagaagagggaaaataCATTCATTTCACACCTGACTTTCTACTAAATGATGACTTAACAGCTGGCTATGGATCACGAG GCAGAGTGTTTGTTCATGAATGGGCTCATCTCCGTTGGGGTGTGTTTGATGAATATAACAATGAGAAACCTTTCTACATAAATGGGCAAAATCAAATTGAAGTAACAAG GTGTCCATCTGACATCACAGGCATTTTCTTGTGTGAAGGAGGCCCTTGCCCCCAAGAAAACTGTGTTATTAGCAAGATTTTCAAAGAAGGATGCATGTTTATATACAATAGCACCCAAAATGCAACTGCATCGATAATGTTCATGCAAAGTTTATCTTCT GTGGTTGAATTCTGTAATGCAAGTACCCACACCCAAGAGGCTCCAAACCTGCAGAACCAAATGTGCAGCCTCAGAAGTACGTGGGATGTAATCACAGACTCTGACGACTTTAATAACAGTTTTCCCATGAAAGGGACTGAGCTTCCGCCTCCTCCCACGTTCTCTCTTGTACAGGCTGGGGACAAAGTGGTCTGTTTAGTGCTGGATGTGTCCAGCAAGATGGCAAAG GCTGACAGACTCCTTCAACTGCAACAAGCAGCAGAATTTTACTTGATGCAGATTGTTGAAATTCATACCTTTGTGGGCATTGCTAGTTTTAATAGCAAAGGGACGATCAGAGCCCAGCTACACCAAATTAACAATGACGATGACCGAAAGCTGCTGGTTTCGTATCTGCCTGCCACTGTGTCAGCTGAAGCAGAAACCAGCGTCTGCTCAGGGCTGAAGAAGGGATTTGAG ATGGTTGAAAAACTGAATGGGAAAGCCTTCGGCTCTGTGATGATACTAGTGACCAGTGGAGATGACGAGCACATCACCAACTGCTTCCTCACTGTGCTCAGCAGTGGTTCAACTATTCATACCATTGCCCTGGGTTCACCTGCGGTCAAAAACCTGGAGGAATTATCACATCTTACAG GAGGTTTACAGTTCTTTGTTCCAGATAAATCCAACTCCAATAGCATGCTTGATGCTTTCAGTAGAATTTCCTCTGGAACCGGAGACATTTTTCAACAACATATTCAG CTTGAAAGTATAGGTGAATATGTTAAACCTCACCATCAATTGAAAAACACTGTGACTGTGGATCACAGTGTGGGCAATGACACTACCTTTCTAGTCACATGGCAGACCAGTGGTCCCCCTGAGATTGTATTATTTGATCCTAATGGAAGAAAGTACTACACAGATGATTTTACCACCAATCTAGCTTTTCGGACTGCTCGCCTCTGGATTCCAGGAACTGCTAAG CCCGGGCTATGGACTTACACACTGAACAATACCCATCATTCTCCTCAAGCCTTGAAAGTGACAGTGACCTCTGGCGCCTCCCGCTCAGCCGTGCTCCCTGCCACTGTGGAAGCCTTTGTGGAAAGAGACAGCACCCATTTTCCCCATCCTGTGACAATTTATGCAATTGTGAGAAAGGGGTTTTATCCCATTCTCAATGCCACTGTAACTGCTACAGTTGAGTCAGAGACTGCAGATCCTGTTACGCtgaaactttttgatgatggagCAG GTGCTGATGTTATAAAAAATGATGGAATTTACTCGAggtattttttctcctttgcGGTAAATGGTAGATATAGCTTGAAAGTGCGTGTCCATCATTGTCCCAGCATAAGCACCTTAGCCCACTCTATTCCAGGAAGTCATGCTATGTACGTACCAGGTTACATAACAAATG gtaatattcagatgaatgcccCAAGAAAATCGGTgggcaggagagaggaagagcaAAGATGGGGCTTTAGCCGAATAAGCTCAGGGGGTTCTTTTTTTGTGCTGGGCGTTCCAGCTGACCCACATCCTGATGTGTTTCCGCCATGCAAAATTATTGACCTGGAAGCTGTAAAAGTAGAAGAAGAGGTGATTTTATCTTGGACAGCACCTGGAGAAGACTTTGATCAGGGCCAGG ccaACAGCTATGAAATAAGAGTGAGTAAAAGTCTACAGAATATTCAAGATGACTTTAACAATGCCATTTTAGTGAATACATCAAAGTTAAATCCTCAGCAAGCTGGTACCAAGGAGATATTTACATTGTCATCAGAGCTTTTCACAAATGGACCTGAACATCAACCTGATGGAGAGACACAAAAAAGCCACAGAATTTATGTGGCAATACGAGCAGTAGATAGGAACTCCTTAAAGTCTGCTGTATCTAATGTTGCTCAGGCATCTCTGTTGATTCCCCCAAATTCTACTCCTGTATTTGCCAGAGATTATCTTATATTGAAAGGAGCTTTGACAGCAATGGGTTTTACAGGAATCATTTGCCTCACCATAGTTGTAACACACTGTGTTTTAAACAGGAAAAAGAGAGCAGGcaagaaagagaatgaaacaaaattattatGA